The following nucleotide sequence is from Halobacillus mangrovi.
CATTGTCGGTGAGAAATGATCATCGAAAAGTCAATGAATTAAGAGAAGTAACGATAGAAACAGACTATGTTAAACATCCAGAAGGATCTGTATTAATAAGCTTTGGGGACACCAAAGTCATTTGTAACGCCAGTGTAGAGGATCGCGTACCTCCTTTTTTACGCGGACAGGGAAAAGGCTGGATTACAGCTGAATATGCCATGCTTCCAAGAGCGACAGAGCAAAGAAATATCCGTGAATCGTCAAAAGGAAAAGTTTCCGGAAGAACGATGGAAATCCAACGTTTAATTGGACGTGCCCTAAGAGCGGTTGTTGATTTGGACAAAATTGGCGAGCGCACCTTGTGGGTAGACTGTGATGTCATCCAGGCCGATGGCGGCACACGAACAGCATCCATTACAGGCGCGTTTGTAGCTGTTGTGATTGCCTTCGGTAAGCTTGTGGAAAATGGCACACTGAAAGAACTTCCTGTTACGGACTTCTTAACAGCAATTTCTGTCGGCGTACTTCCTGAAGGCGAAGAGATTCTTGACTTGTGCTATGAAGAAGACAGCCGAGCACAGGTGGATATGAACGTCGTTATGACTGGGCAAGGTGAATTCGTTGAGCTGCAGGGAACCGGGGAAGAAGCGACCTTCTCTATGCCTCAGCTGCAAAAAATGCTGTCCTTGGCTCAAGAAGGCGTCAATGATCTCGTGAAACTCCAAAAAGAAGCAATTGGAGATTGGTCTGATGTCATTACGGGAAAACAAGTATCAGGAGCTGCCAAAGAGTCATGAAAGAATTAATTGTTGCCACGAAGAATAAAGGGAAAGTCCTAGAATTTCGCCAAATGTTTTCGAAGTATAACATTTCTGTGAAATCTTTACTTGACTTTGAAGAAGAGATGGAAGATA
It contains:
- the rph gene encoding ribonuclease PH encodes the protein MRNDHRKVNELREVTIETDYVKHPEGSVLISFGDTKVICNASVEDRVPPFLRGQGKGWITAEYAMLPRATEQRNIRESSKGKVSGRTMEIQRLIGRALRAVVDLDKIGERTLWVDCDVIQADGGTRTASITGAFVAVVIAFGKLVENGTLKELPVTDFLTAISVGVLPEGEEILDLCYEEDSRAQVDMNVVMTGQGEFVELQGTGEEATFSMPQLQKMLSLAQEGVNDLVKLQKEAIGDWSDVITGKQVSGAAKES